AGAAACCCACCGTCTCGAAGACAAATCGGCGCGGGCCCTCCGGATGATCTCCAAACACTATCGCTTCCCTTCGGGGGAGCCGGTGATGTCCGCCATGGTTTCGGGCCATGTGCATACGCGAAGCGTTGGCGATTTCAGATTCGAGTTCTCCTCGGAAGCCGAGCAGGGGGCCTACGAAACAGCCCTGGAAAAGATTCTGGCGGAAAAAAATCCGGATACGCTTCTGGATGAATTAAACACCCTGTGGGAAAAATCCGGTCTTGAAAACAAAATCGTCGTGACCCGGCAGGAGAAAGAAGATCCCTACCGGATAGACAACAAAACGGCGTTTGTGACGATCGACGGCGTCGGCCGAAGCCTCGAAGGGGACGAGACCGGCTTTGCCCTCATGCATTTTGGGGCGGATGGGTCAATAAACCTTGACTTTAAGAACCTGTATGTCAATCCCGAAGGGGAGGTGGTCGTCTACGACGACGCCGAAGAATACCGCGCCCAACGCCTGGCCGAAACGGAGGCATGGGATCGCGAGCAGTTCGCCCAGATCGCCGCCGACAAGGAAGAGGCGCTGGTTCTCGTCTCTTCTCCCGTCCAAATTCCCGACGACATATTTCTGGTCCGGCGGTAACCTAAAAAACTATAAATTTCAGATAAATATATTTTATTCATGGATTGGATAAAAAACTGCCGTTTATCCGGCGCCGCTTTTGGGGTATAATCGATGGAATGGAAAGGAAACGGATTCTCGTGGTGGATGACGAAGAGCCCTTTGTCCGATTCGTGAAGACCGCGCTGGAAAAGACGGGGGTTTACGAAGTCTGCGCCGAAACGGTGGCAGGGCAGGCCTTGGAGACCGCCAGGACGTTCAGGCCGAATTTCATTTTCATGGACGTGGCGATGCCGGGGCTCGACGGCGGGGATGTCGTCGCCCAAATCCGGGCAATCCCGGCCTTAAAGGGGGTGCCCGTCGTCTTTTTAACCGGAACTGCTTCCAAAAATGAAGTGGGCGAACAGGGGGGGATGATCGGCGGGCGCGAATTTTTGGCCAAGCCGGTTACCGTCATGGATCTCATCACCACCGTGGCGCGGCATATAGGCCCCGGATCCGCC
This region of Deltaproteobacteria bacterium genomic DNA includes:
- a CDS encoding response regulator; this encodes MERKRILVVDDEEPFVRFVKTALEKTGVYEVCAETVAGQALETARTFRPNFIFMDVAMPGLDGGDVVAQIRAIPALKGVPVVFLTGTASKNEVGEQGGMIGGREFLAKPVTVMDLITTVARHIGPGSA